One Natator depressus isolate rNatDep1 chromosome 6, rNatDep2.hap1, whole genome shotgun sequence DNA window includes the following coding sequences:
- the LOC141989752 gene encoding uncharacterized protein LOC141989752: protein MLDRGYKRDTQQCHVKAKELRQAHQKTKEANSRSGSEPHTCCFYDQQHGILGRDPTTTPPLSVDTCKRGVSRNREEDFVDEEEEEEENAQQASGESILPSNQDLFITLEPIPSPGGIPDPEAGEGTSGANVSRFPLSSPSLRLSQIRRQKNRTHDDMFYKLMQSSCTDRAQLNAWRHSVLEARKALSEREEQTQEHKKQRQEVMLKLMVEQRDMMKHLVQLQESQQEHRPPAASIVQLRDILPTFYILLTQMPKNVPGQDQLMDEEQVVEAEPELPSTKGN, encoded by the exons atgttggacagaggctacaaaagggacacacagcagtgccacgtgaaagccaaggagctcaggcaagcccaccagaagacaaaggaggcaaacagtcgctccgggtcagagccccatacatgctgcttctatgatcagcagCATGGCATTCTAGGGAGGGACCcgaccactaccccaccactgtctgtggacacttGCAAgcggggagtctcacgcaacagggaggaggattttgtggacgaggaagaggaggaggaggagaatgcgcagcaggcaagtggtgaatccattctccccagcaaccaggaccttttcatcaccctggagccaataccttccccaggcgggatccccgaccccgaagctggagaaggcacctctg gtgcaaatgtttctaggttccccctatcatctccgtccctgaggttatcgcagattagaaggcaaaaaaaccgcactcaTGATGACATGTTTtacaagctcatgcagtcctcctgcactgatagggcacagctgaatgcatggaggcattcagtgttagaggctaggaaagccttaagtgagcgcgaagagcagaCGCAGGAGCACAaaaagcagaggcaggaggtgatgctaAAGCTAATGGTGGAGCAAagagacatgatgaagcatctggtgcagctgcaggaaagccaacaagagcacagaccccccgctgcatccattgtacaacTGCGTGACATTCTCCCCACGTTctatatcctcctcacccagatgcccaagaac